The Staphylothermus marinus F1 genome has a segment encoding these proteins:
- a CDS encoding endonuclease III domain-containing protein yields MSQSIGEEIISILRKHYKLNLKEFIAPNIRDKSLFEYIIGVMLSQNTSDKNAIRAYLNLKKIYGEITPEKILSTSIEKLVEALKPAGMYNQRAQRIVELAKIFTERNVKEELRKLVEEGKLREARKYLVNLPGVGLKTADVVLLMYYKQPVFPVDTHIRRVSKRLGYIEKDNYETISRWWMKQLKPNEYLEAHLLLITHGRKTCKARKPLCDKCPINKYCKYYCKTII; encoded by the coding sequence TTGTCTCAGAGTATTGGAGAAGAAATAATAAGTATTCTCCGCAAACACTACAAGTTAAACCTGAAAGAATTCATTGCTCCAAATATTCGTGATAAATCATTGTTTGAATACATTATTGGAGTTATGCTTAGCCAGAATACAAGCGATAAAAACGCTATTCGAGCCTATCTCAACCTTAAAAAGATATATGGAGAAATAACGCCCGAGAAAATCCTCTCTACATCCATAGAAAAATTAGTTGAAGCATTAAAACCTGCTGGAATGTATAATCAAAGAGCTCAACGCATAGTCGAGTTAGCCAAAATATTTACAGAGAGAAACGTTAAGGAGGAGCTTAGAAAACTAGTAGAGGAGGGGAAACTTAGAGAAGCTAGAAAATACCTTGTCAACCTGCCAGGTGTTGGTTTAAAAACAGCTGATGTAGTCTTATTAATGTATTATAAACAACCAGTATTCCCTGTAGACACACATATTCGTAGAGTATCGAAGAGACTGGGATATATTGAAAAGGACAATTATGAAACCATATCCCGTTGGTGGATGAAACAATTAAAACCAAACGAATACCTAGAAGCACACCTCCTCCTAATAACGCATGGTAGAAAAACATGTAAAGCAAGAAAACCATTATGCGATAAATGTCCCATAAACAAGTATTGTAAATACTATTGCAAAACAATCATATAA
- a CDS encoding alkaline phosphatase family protein, whose translation MLSRRIIGVLILLAVILSTSISLIYANTPTNEHTRYAEKVVIISIDAARADYTYMLASEGILPGFKRIIDEGVYAKGMIVSFPSATAVSHAVISTGAEPGITGITGNSIHLPGTKIYKTVSGFDGRNLLAEPIWVTLDRQGLTAVVAAFPQSTPSAWADKVNRSILFNPYDSFIWPISYSKLYTTNSSVSRASIIDLVEATNWTNTGIIGNVTSAYESSIYMGDDTWYLYLADLDGDGYPDKLAIVPHEKDLSKAVTILSEGEWSEPINTTITYNGNTYIVAPLFKAINLSLTNFRLYRSLMRPFNDDWFNNENVAWDVWNNVVVRTGMITDGDWYALVNGWIDTDTYMETVHYANEFFKEFTLYLLNHTDWDLLMGYTPIVDNVYHEFLGLVDPSMPYYNPSEAEKYWNYIVEAHKWADEIVKAVLDNVDLNNTVVMVVSDHGQWPVKKLVYINSILEQAGLIKVDDQGHILWNETVAYYVGYNQIFVNLQGREDGGIVPPNEYNDVVNKIITALSNVKDPDTGEPVFSLIMTKDEAKSLGLYGDRVGDVVFSLRPGYAAWGGLKVGTIFEDAVPLKTVVGWHSDLPYYPQLHAIFGAIGANIEHGELGYIHSTSIAPTITYLLGIDPPLNATGDRLPIVKPLTKTVTQTITSTSTVTTTNTVTQTVEKTETQTITETKTHTTTVTETATQTTTRIETTTKTITTTAYNTTTVKTIDVGATTIYAIIALIVGLAIGMLIYRRK comes from the coding sequence GTGTTATCACGTAGGATAATCGGTGTCCTCATTCTCCTAGCCGTTATCCTATCCACCTCTATATCTCTAATATACGCTAATACACCGACTAATGAGCATACGAGATATGCTGAGAAGGTTGTTATAATAAGTATTGATGCGGCTAGAGCTGATTATACATATATGCTCGCCTCGGAGGGTATATTGCCGGGATTCAAGAGAATAATCGATGAAGGAGTATATGCAAAAGGCATGATTGTAAGTTTTCCATCAGCAACCGCGGTATCGCACGCCGTTATATCTACCGGGGCAGAGCCAGGTATAACTGGTATAACAGGCAACAGTATTCATTTGCCGGGAACAAAGATCTATAAAACGGTGTCAGGATTCGACGGCAGAAACCTTCTTGCCGAACCAATTTGGGTAACACTTGACCGTCAGGGTCTAACAGCCGTTGTAGCCGCTTTTCCACAGAGCACTCCATCTGCTTGGGCCGACAAAGTCAATCGATCAATATTGTTCAATCCATATGATAGCTTTATATGGCCAATATCATATTCAAAACTATATACTACGAATAGTAGTGTGAGCAGGGCATCTATCATAGACTTAGTCGAAGCAACTAATTGGACCAACACTGGAATAATCGGTAATGTGACATCGGCATATGAATCATCCATATATATGGGCGATGATACATGGTATCTATATCTAGCGGACCTCGATGGAGACGGTTACCCCGATAAGTTAGCAATTGTGCCGCATGAAAAAGATCTAAGCAAAGCAGTAACTATTCTTTCAGAGGGAGAGTGGAGCGAACCAATAAATACTACAATAACATATAATGGGAACACATATATTGTAGCACCATTATTCAAAGCGATCAATCTAAGCTTAACAAATTTCAGATTATATAGGAGCCTCATGAGACCTTTCAACGACGACTGGTTTAACAATGAAAACGTAGCATGGGATGTTTGGAACAACGTCGTTGTTAGAACCGGTATGATAACCGATGGTGACTGGTATGCTCTTGTAAATGGATGGATAGATACTGATACATATATGGAAACGGTTCACTATGCAAACGAGTTCTTCAAAGAATTTACACTATATCTTCTCAACCACACTGATTGGGACCTGTTAATGGGTTATACACCGATAGTGGATAATGTATATCATGAGTTTCTAGGACTAGTTGATCCTAGTATGCCCTACTATAATCCATCCGAGGCCGAAAAGTATTGGAATTACATAGTGGAAGCCCATAAATGGGCAGATGAAATTGTAAAGGCAGTGCTAGATAATGTTGATCTAAACAATACTGTTGTAATGGTAGTCTCTGATCACGGACAGTGGCCTGTGAAGAAACTAGTATATATCAACTCGATTCTCGAGCAGGCAGGACTTATCAAAGTAGATGATCAAGGCCATATACTATGGAATGAAACAGTGGCATACTATGTTGGATACAATCAGATATTCGTCAATCTCCAGGGACGTGAAGATGGCGGAATTGTTCCACCCAATGAATACAATGATGTTGTAAACAAGATTATAACGGCTCTTTCAAATGTGAAAGATCCAGATACCGGTGAACCCGTATTTAGCTTAATAATGACAAAGGATGAAGCTAAGTCTCTGGGTCTATATGGTGATCGAGTAGGCGACGTAGTATTTAGTCTAAGACCGGGATATGCTGCATGGGGAGGCTTAAAAGTAGGTACAATCTTTGAAGATGCTGTACCGCTTAAGACAGTGGTGGGATGGCATTCTGACCTCCCATATTATCCACAACTCCACGCAATCTTTGGCGCAATAGGGGCAAACATTGAACATGGTGAATTAGGCTATATACATTCAACAAGCATAGCACCTACTATTACGTATCTTCTAGGAATAGATCCTCCGCTCAACGCTACAGGAGACAGACTACCCATAGTAAAACCTTTAACGAAAACTGTTACACAAACCATAACATCAACCTCCACTGTTACAACAACCAATACTGTGACACAGACCGTTGAGAAAACAGAGACCCAAACCATAACAGAGACTAAAACACATACAACTACAGTGACCGAAACAGCAACACAGACTACAACACGGATCGAAACTACAACTAAAACAATAACGACAACAGCTTATAATACCACAACTGTCAAGACAATCGATGTAGGTGCAACCACAATATATGCCATAATAGCATTGATTGTGGGCCTAGCTATTGGAATGCTAATTTATAGAAGAAAATAG
- a CDS encoding DNA polymerase sliding clamp: MARIVYPEAKYIREMITALGKLVDEVAFKITPEALIVKAIDPARVALIDIYLPQTAFLEYDVSEEVVAGLSSANLSKLLKKVKKGDKFVMDVTEEQITITIESTIRRIYRFRNLEVPVPEIPEAKLEFNVEAQLLVDVIKHAIKDAETVGDLLEMEAPDQETLYLRGRGVSMTETKLVAGMPALLNLEVKEPSKSVYQLEYLKHIVNLTKIAELAIIRFSSDMPLELEFSLSEGRVKYLLAPAAV; the protein is encoded by the coding sequence ATGGCTAGAATAGTTTATCCTGAAGCAAAATATATTAGAGAAATGATAACTGCTCTCGGAAAGCTTGTTGATGAAGTAGCTTTCAAGATCACACCAGAAGCTTTAATTGTTAAAGCAATTGATCCAGCTAGAGTTGCTTTAATAGATATTTATTTGCCTCAAACAGCTTTTCTCGAATATGATGTGTCTGAGGAGGTAGTTGCTGGTTTATCATCTGCGAATCTCTCAAAACTATTAAAGAAAGTGAAGAAAGGAGATAAGTTTGTTATGGATGTAACAGAGGAACAAATAACTATAACTATAGAGTCAACGATAAGAAGAATATATAGGTTTAGAAACCTCGAAGTACCAGTCCCCGAAATACCTGAGGCTAAGCTGGAATTTAATGTAGAAGCTCAATTACTAGTTGATGTAATAAAGCATGCAATCAAAGATGCGGAAACAGTCGGCGATCTATTAGAAATGGAAGCCCCCGATCAAGAAACTCTATATCTACGTGGAAGAGGAGTATCTATGACAGAAACTAAACTTGTAGCTGGAATGCCAGCACTATTAAACCTAGAAGTAAAAGAGCCAAGTAAATCAGTTTACCAACTAGAATATCTTAAACACATAGTAAACCTAACAAAAATAGCTGAACTAGCAATCATAAGGTTCTCTTCTGATATGCCCCTCGAACTAGAATTTAGTCTTAGCGAGGGAAGAGTTAAATACCTACTAGCACCAGCGGCAGTCTAA
- a CDS encoding sulfite oxidase-like oxidoreductase has protein sequence MNCISTSSPGLYKKGIVKVIQCFINKEYDEINYSILKPLIWEYSTRIFTLDNDECSLEFVDNEPINDEFIIYSYHLNCLDRKGYIGIRAVTRRNKLIMIVFTIGEKYIEKTKTSLPEIEKLNTLFTKQTVIEKSVKEYGKTPPGQRFIPSFIIYRILGQPYIRINEWSLKITGEVEKELRYKYEDLLRMEHITIKTDFHCVTGWSVKDVEWTGVPLRRFAEEARIKPGVKWVYIVSLDGYTTIIPYEDFVFNNSILALKMNGKPLPLEQGFPARIIIPHLYGWKSAKWVEKIIFTNKYVDGYWEALGYHWRGNIYLNERFKQI, from the coding sequence TTGAATTGCATATCCACAAGTTCTCCAGGCTTATATAAGAAGGGTATTGTGAAGGTAATCCAATGCTTTATCAACAAGGAATACGATGAAATAAATTATTCTATCCTAAAACCATTAATATGGGAGTATTCAACCCGCATCTTCACATTAGACAATGATGAGTGCAGTTTAGAATTCGTAGACAACGAACCGATAAATGATGAATTTATTATTTATAGTTATCATTTGAACTGCTTGGATAGGAAAGGATATATTGGTATAAGAGCGGTAACAAGGAGGAATAAGTTAATAATGATAGTTTTCACTATTGGAGAAAAATATATAGAAAAAACTAAGACAAGTCTTCCAGAAATTGAGAAGCTGAACACTTTATTTACTAAACAAACAGTTATTGAGAAATCAGTTAAAGAATATGGGAAAACACCGCCTGGTCAAAGATTTATTCCTAGCTTCATAATATACCGTATCCTTGGACAACCCTATATAAGAATAAATGAGTGGTCTTTGAAGATAACTGGAGAAGTAGAAAAAGAGCTTAGATACAAGTATGAAGACCTTCTTAGAATGGAACACATTACTATTAAAACAGATTTCCACTGCGTTACAGGGTGGAGTGTGAAAGATGTTGAATGGACAGGGGTTCCTCTGAGAAGGTTTGCTGAAGAAGCTAGAATTAAGCCTGGAGTGAAATGGGTTTATATAGTATCTCTTGATGGATACACAACAATTATCCCCTACGAAGACTTCGTATTTAATAATTCGATTCTAGCCTTGAAAATGAATGGTAAACCATTACCGCTTGAGCAAGGTTTTCCGGCAAGAATAATTATTCCACACCTCTATGGATGGAAGAGTGCGAAATGGGTGGAAAAAATAATTTTCACAAATAAATATGTTGATGGCTACTGGGAAGCACTAGGATACCATTGGAGAGGAAATATATACTTAAACGAGAGATTTAAGCAGATCTAA
- the asnS gene encoding asparagine--tRNA ligase, whose product MVENVVWYHIEDVLSDDFIGKKVCVRGWIYRRSVVGGKAFVRVRGSTGIIQVVVDREKCGEEIVRILKDIGLEASVMTCGELVKQPRAPGGYEVHADWFRIVGYSRDFPIKGGEGIDYLLDNRHLWIRSRKLTEIMKIKHSVLKAGREYFVENDWWEVTPPILTASAVEGGATLFPVKYFDKTAYLSQSAQLYLEALIYSLEKVWSLTTSFRAEKSRTRRHLAEYWHLEAEAAWYNMEDMMRVAEELVAYIVQYILEHNKRQLEILGRDLKILKNSVEPPYPRIRYDEAIEILQKKGVNIEWGDDLGADEERVLTMEFDKPFFITHFPKEIKSFYMKLDPENEKLALGFDLLAPEGYGEIIGGSEREDDYNKLLNRIIEQGYDPEDYKWYLDLRKYGSVPHSGFGLGIERLVMWIAGLDHIRDATPFPRFRGRIYP is encoded by the coding sequence ATGGTTGAAAATGTAGTATGGTATCATATTGAGGATGTTTTGTCGGATGATTTTATTGGTAAAAAAGTTTGTGTTAGAGGCTGGATTTATCGTAGAAGTGTTGTTGGTGGGAAAGCTTTTGTTAGGGTGAGGGGTTCAACTGGAATTATACAAGTTGTTGTTGATCGGGAGAAGTGTGGGGAAGAAATAGTTAGGATACTTAAGGATATTGGTTTAGAAGCTAGTGTTATGACGTGTGGTGAGCTCGTTAAACAACCACGTGCTCCAGGCGGATACGAGGTTCACGCTGATTGGTTCAGGATAGTTGGTTATAGTAGAGATTTCCCGATCAAGGGTGGTGAGGGGATAGATTATTTATTAGATAATAGGCATCTCTGGATTAGAAGCCGAAAACTAACAGAGATCATGAAGATCAAGCACAGTGTTCTCAAAGCTGGGAGAGAATACTTTGTAGAGAATGATTGGTGGGAAGTAACACCCCCAATACTGACAGCATCAGCTGTTGAGGGAGGAGCTACACTATTCCCCGTTAAATACTTTGATAAAACAGCTTATCTAAGCCAGAGCGCTCAACTATATCTTGAAGCCCTAATATATAGTCTTGAAAAAGTATGGAGCCTCACAACTAGTTTTAGAGCGGAAAAATCACGTACACGTAGACACTTAGCAGAATACTGGCATTTAGAAGCAGAGGCTGCATGGTATAATATGGAGGATATGATGAGGGTAGCTGAAGAACTAGTAGCGTATATTGTTCAATACATTCTAGAACATAATAAGAGACAATTAGAGATTCTAGGCAGAGACCTTAAAATATTGAAGAACTCCGTTGAACCACCATATCCTAGGATACGATATGATGAAGCAATAGAGATTCTACAGAAGAAAGGTGTTAATATTGAGTGGGGAGATGATCTGGGTGCTGATGAGGAGAGAGTTCTTACAATGGAGTTTGACAAACCATTCTTCATAACTCATTTCCCCAAGGAGATTAAAAGCTTCTATATGAAGCTTGATCCAGAAAATGAAAAACTAGCTCTAGGATTCGATCTCTTAGCGCCGGAGGGATATGGTGAAATTATAGGTGGGAGCGAGCGTGAAGACGACTATAATAAATTGCTTAACAGAATAATTGAGCAAGGATATGATCCTGAAGACTACAAATGGTATCTTGATCTCAGAAAATATGGATCAGTACCCCATAGTGGTTTCGGCTTAGGAATCGAGAGACTAGTTATGTGGATAGCTGGGCTAGACCATATTAGAGACGCTACACCATTCCCGAGATTTAGAGGTAGAATTTATCCATAA
- a CDS encoding transcription antiterminator BglG, whose translation MKQLYFALLKHREISIKDLSELLGLDERILYSKIKELGRYVTIVNNKIKLNDPLLFAIQLLKQGYSFKDVTKYLDWHDFEKFSAEILGAHKYIVKTNFRLTKPVRLEIDVIGIDLGSGRGIFIDCKHWIHGISRKTLMEIAEKHILRIKKFIKYYSWAKTKWTYFRYLRKIVPIIVTLTTPSIRMHENVLIVSIQELNSTLLDLNMVLDLFGIEPIPVY comes from the coding sequence ATGAAGCAATTATATTTCGCTTTATTAAAGCATAGAGAAATATCAATAAAGGATCTATCAGAGCTTCTCGGATTAGATGAAAGAATATTATATAGTAAGATCAAGGAGTTGGGAAGATATGTTACCATAGTTAATAATAAGATCAAACTAAATGATCCATTATTATTCGCTATTCAACTTCTCAAACAGGGTTATTCATTTAAAGATGTCACTAAATATCTTGATTGGCACGATTTCGAGAAGTTTTCGGCTGAAATACTTGGTGCGCACAAGTATATTGTTAAAACTAATTTTCGCTTGACAAAACCTGTTAGGCTAGAAATAGATGTTATCGGCATAGATCTTGGTAGTGGTAGAGGAATTTTTATCGATTGTAAACACTGGATTCATGGTATTAGTAGGAAAACACTCATGGAGATCGCAGAGAAACATATTCTGCGGATTAAGAAGTTTATAAAATACTATAGTTGGGCTAAGACGAAATGGACATATTTCAGATATCTTAGAAAAATAGTCCCTATAATAGTGACTTTAACAACGCCTTCTATTCGAATGCATGAAAACGTATTAATTGTTTCTATTCAGGAACTAAATTCCACGCTTCTAGACTTAAATATGGTTCTAGATCTATTCGGAATAGAACCTATACCTGTATATTAA
- a CDS encoding PhoH family protein — MATSERLFEKLKPLSPGQEEMKKAFMNKNYEIIGLFGPTGSGKSLFSVVYSIDAVLNGEYSRFILSRPIVDVVTGKELTTADIGQQYYELATSYLKDILTGFVEWGIVKNLLDSGKIVVADTHYLRGRTFDDSIIFLDDAQSISPESAVEIMMRIGRNSRFIIAGDPVFQKHLSQSDGASMLREILLGEETAKVIDLGLKDIVRPGARRGIRLLLEIRMRRRSLNEAEKQVIDSARLHAPDADIVTVVEFIDEKKTYNILSENVPDALIIVKEGHLGRIIGRGGERIEAIEADTGLKLRAVELTLDFKPLIRAIHPVSWVYKFIADVDFAGPDLAVKVETDGFGAFVGQKGFHVKFLDAVMRKLLGVGVKAKEIGGKRRK; from the coding sequence ATGGCAACTAGTGAGAGATTATTTGAGAAATTAAAGCCGTTATCACCTGGACAAGAGGAAATGAAGAAAGCGTTTATGAATAAAAACTATGAGATCATAGGATTATTTGGGCCTACGGGGTCGGGTAAAAGCTTGTTCAGTGTAGTGTATAGTATCGATGCTGTATTGAATGGTGAGTACTCAAGATTCATATTGTCTAGGCCAATAGTTGATGTTGTAACAGGTAAAGAATTAACAACTGCAGATATTGGGCAACAATACTATGAATTAGCAACGAGTTATCTAAAAGACATATTGACAGGATTCGTTGAATGGGGGATCGTTAAGAACCTGCTTGATTCGGGAAAAATAGTTGTAGCAGACACACATTATCTGAGAGGCAGAACGTTTGATGATTCAATAATATTTCTAGACGATGCTCAGAGCATATCTCCTGAAAGCGCTGTCGAGATCATGATGAGGATTGGGCGGAACAGTAGATTTATCATAGCTGGAGACCCTGTGTTTCAAAAACATCTATCGCAAAGTGATGGAGCATCGATGCTGAGAGAAATTCTTTTAGGAGAAGAAACTGCTAAAGTAATAGATCTTGGATTAAAAGATATTGTTAGACCAGGTGCTAGGAGGGGGATTAGGCTCTTACTAGAAATAAGAATGAGGCGCAGATCTCTCAACGAAGCTGAGAAACAAGTAATTGATTCAGCAAGGCTTCACGCTCCAGACGCTGATATAGTTACAGTTGTAGAATTTATTGATGAAAAGAAAACCTACAATATATTATCAGAAAATGTTCCAGACGCACTAATAATTGTTAAGGAAGGCCATCTAGGAAGAATAATTGGTAGAGGAGGAGAGAGAATAGAAGCTATAGAAGCAGATACAGGATTAAAACTGAGAGCTGTAGAATTAACACTTGACTTTAAACCATTAATAAGAGCTATACATCCAGTAAGCTGGGTATACAAGTTTATAGCAGACGTTGATTTCGCAGGACCCGATCTAGCTGTGAAGGTAGAGACTGATGGATTCGGAGCATTCGTAGGCCAGAAAGGATTCCACGTGAAATTCCTAGATGCAGTAATGAGGAAGTTACTGGGTGTTGGCGTGAAAGCAAAGGAGATCGGTGGTAAACGGAGAAAATAA
- a CDS encoding MFS transporter — MMRSLKELGSEKKTTLLSLYIYTFIRGAGRASYMFLYPLFLISIGYSTKDLGSIATIASALIILILPIVGHLVDLGWAIEVLFLSGLSMSLALILPVVYPSFYSLVISYALNMLSLYLWSPSRNKIIGTIIPQILLGRVYSLFVILFNSSRTVTPFILGRLTETIGYGYLMIWMGIFSLAGTIIVYVILILRQNMFSRTSIGRADIINSYKVMFMFDKSVITIVLFALIDSFAWRLWFPLLNAYLKEYRGLADPIIGDYNTVIGLSMLVTSYFAGVITDKIKPVKSLITYELIGAAGILLINLPYPYIHLSALLIGFSIAFWVSAYNTLVTIMYGIEKIGRLRVLTDSARNISSIPAPQIGGYLMSIDPLITFIMSALLMLIAIMPLRKIRVKTS; from the coding sequence ATGATGAGGAGTTTAAAAGAACTAGGAAGTGAGAAGAAGACAACTCTGCTCTCCCTATATATTTACACATTTATCCGTGGCGCTGGTAGAGCTAGTTATATGTTCTTGTATCCTTTATTCCTCATAAGCATAGGGTACTCAACGAAGGATTTGGGTTCGATAGCGACTATTGCTTCTGCTCTTATCATACTTATACTCCCAATTGTAGGCCATCTTGTTGATCTTGGATGGGCAATTGAAGTATTGTTTTTGTCTGGTTTATCTATGTCTTTAGCATTGATATTACCGGTTGTTTATCCGAGTTTTTACTCATTAGTAATATCTTATGCATTAAATATGCTCAGCTTATATCTATGGTCTCCCTCGAGAAATAAGATCATAGGTACTATTATTCCCCAGATATTGCTTGGTAGAGTTTATAGTTTATTTGTGATCTTGTTTAACTCGTCTAGAACCGTAACCCCCTTTATACTGGGCAGATTAACTGAGACAATTGGTTATGGATACTTGATGATTTGGATGGGGATTTTTAGTCTTGCAGGAACAATTATAGTCTATGTGATTCTTATTCTTCGACAAAATATGTTTTCACGTACATCTATTGGAAGAGCCGATATTATTAATAGCTATAAGGTTATGTTCATGTTTGATAAAAGCGTAATAACTATTGTATTATTTGCTTTAATTGATAGTTTTGCTTGGAGGCTTTGGTTTCCATTATTGAATGCTTATTTAAAAGAATATAGGGGGCTTGCTGATCCTATTATTGGTGATTATAACACTGTTATCGGGTTATCTATGTTGGTGACTTCATATTTTGCAGGCGTTATTACGGATAAGATTAAGCCTGTAAAATCCCTTATAACATATGAGTTGATAGGAGCGGCTGGCATTCTCTTAATCAATCTTCCTTATCCATATATTCATTTATCAGCATTACTTATAGGATTCAGCATTGCTTTCTGGGTTTCAGCATATAATACATTAGTCACGATCATGTATGGTATCGAGAAGATAGGTAGATTAAGAGTATTAACTGATTCTGCAAGAAATATTTCATCCATACCAGCACCGCAGATAGGAGGTTATTTAATGTCTATTGATCCACTAATAACATTTATTATGAGCGCACTTCTCATGTTAATTGCTATTATGCCTCTGAGAAAAATAAGAGTGAAAACTAGTTAG
- a CDS encoding deoxyhypusine synthase, which yields MDVRDIPVLKDARSELLKDIVKDYFVKENMSVCDLINALKNAHGFMAGHISKAAEILYEMWSDKEATRILSFTGNLVSTGLRGLLAQLILEGFADIVITTCGTIDHDIARGTGHPYYKGDWRLDDSMLKVIEVHRLGNVLIPLENYGLAIEKFTRNLLDELVKKKKEWSPSELLYEAGKKINDPYSILRAATQKNVPIFVPGIFDGAFGTQLVFHSPFSGLKVDLISDEKKLMDKIFESHRLGALIIGGGISKHHTIWWAQFKDGLDYAVYVTTAVEYDGSLSGAQPREAISWNKIKPSGKSIVVYSDATITLPLIVAGAKCLMKKSMEK from the coding sequence ATGGATGTGCGAGATATACCTGTATTAAAAGATGCTCGATCTGAGTTGTTGAAAGATATTGTTAAGGATTATTTTGTAAAGGAAAATATGAGTGTTTGTGATCTAATTAATGCATTGAAAAATGCACATGGATTTATGGCTGGACATATTAGTAAAGCCGCCGAGATCCTCTATGAGATGTGGAGTGATAAGGAAGCAACAAGAATATTGTCTTTTACAGGAAATCTTGTATCAACTGGTTTAAGAGGCTTGTTAGCCCAATTGATTCTCGAAGGGTTCGCAGACATAGTTATTACTACGTGTGGAACAATTGATCACGATATAGCAAGGGGTACGGGGCATCCATACTATAAGGGGGATTGGAGACTAGATGATTCAATGCTAAAAGTTATCGAAGTTCATAGATTAGGCAATGTTTTGATACCACTGGAAAATTATGGATTAGCTATTGAGAAGTTTACTCGTAACTTACTCGATGAACTAGTTAAAAAGAAGAAGGAGTGGTCGCCTAGCGAATTATTATATGAAGCTGGCAAAAAGATCAATGATCCATATAGTATATTGAGAGCTGCAACGCAGAAAAATGTTCCAATATTTGTTCCGGGAATATTTGATGGCGCATTTGGTACACAACTGGTTTTCCACAGCCCCTTCTCAGGTTTAAAAGTTGATCTTATTAGTGATGAGAAAAAGCTTATGGATAAAATCTTCGAATCACATAGGCTTGGAGCATTAATTATTGGTGGAGGCATAAGCAAGCATCACACTATCTGGTGGGCACAGTTTAAAGATGGGCTTGACTATGCAGTATACGTTACTACCGCGGTAGAATATGATGGTAGTTTGAGTGGGGCACAACCACGTGAAGCAATAAGTTGGAACAAGATCAAGCCGTCGGGGAAAAGCATTGTAGTATATAGTGATGCAACAATTACACTACCATTAATTGTAGCTGGTGCTAAGTGTTTAATGAAAAAATCCATGGAGAAATAA
- a CDS encoding class I SAM-dependent methyltransferase, producing the protein MTRGKLLKKLAIKVLGEEKARKIWGRIEIIGDIAIIRVPFDIDPYELKPLAETIVEELKYVKSVWAGLPGVKGPYRLRPFIHLAGEDRSETIYKEHGCLFKIDITKVYVSPTLNYEHKRIAQLVKPGEIITNMFAGAGFFSIIIARYSKPKKVYSIDINPHAYRYMVENIRLNKVEDIVVPLMGDAAKVIEEKLVNTSDRVLMPYPELALDYLVYALKALRNRRGWIHIYLHIVADKSSSPLDIAENILKNKLQDLSVKKFDIMNKRIVRTIGPRKYQVVLDVHIY; encoded by the coding sequence TTGACGAGAGGTAAGCTTCTTAAAAAACTAGCTATAAAGGTGTTGGGCGAGGAAAAGGCGAGGAAAATATGGGGTAGAATAGAGATTATTGGGGATATAGCTATTATACGTGTACCATTTGATATTGATCCCTACGAACTGAAACCATTAGCTGAAACAATAGTTGAGGAGCTAAAATATGTTAAGAGTGTCTGGGCAGGATTACCAGGTGTTAAGGGGCCTTATAGGCTTAGACCGTTTATCCACTTAGCTGGTGAAGATAGAAGTGAAACAATATATAAAGAGCATGGATGCTTATTCAAAATAGACATCACTAAGGTATATGTATCACCTACTCTCAACTACGAACATAAAAGAATAGCACAACTAGTTAAGCCTGGAGAAATAATTACAAACATGTTCGCTGGTGCAGGTTTTTTCAGCATAATCATTGCTCGCTATTCTAAGCCGAAAAAAGTATATAGTATAGATATAAATCCACATGCTTACCGTTACATGGTTGAAAATATAAGGCTTAACAAAGTTGAAGACATAGTTGTGCCTCTTATGGGAGATGCTGCTAAGGTGATCGAAGAAAAACTAGTTAATACAAGTGATAGAGTATTAATGCCTTATCCCGAACTAGCTCTTGACTACTTGGTTTATGCATTAAAAGCTTTAAGGAATAGGAGAGGCTGGATACATATCTACCTACACATTGTAGCAGATAAGAGTTCTTCTCCACTAGATATTGCTGAAAACATTTTAAAAAATAAGCTTCAAGATTTAAGTGTTAAAAAATTCGATATTATGAATAAGAGGATTGTTAGAACGATTGGGCCGAGAAAATACCAAGTAGTATTAGATGTTCATATATATTAG